Genomic segment of Haemorhous mexicanus isolate bHaeMex1 chromosome 12, bHaeMex1.pri, whole genome shotgun sequence:
GGCCTACGAGGACATCcggcagaagaggaaaaaggaggctGACATCATGGTGCTCTTTGCCTCTGGATTCCATGGAGACAGCTCTCCCTTTGATGGCCTTGGGGGATTTTTGGCTCATGCCTATTTTCCCGGCCCTGGCATGGGGGGGGACACGCATTTCGACTTGGATGAGCCCTGGACGCTGGAGAATGCAGATGTGTCTGGTGAGTTGAGGGCCAAGGAGGTTGTAAAGGAGAAGCCTGGTGGCCACTGTGGGTGGAGgggggagctgtgctggtgtggaCAGGACTGTCAGGTAGAGCAGGTCCACCATGAGTGTTGCAGGCCAACCCCACTGGAGCACCCCTGTTGCAGGGTGCTGGGTCCAGGGATCTGCCTCATGTGTCATGTTCTCCACCCCCTCTTGCTGATGGTGCCTCTCCATGCAGGGAACAACCTTTTCCTGGTGGCCGTGCATGAGCTGGGGCACTCGCTGGGCTTGGAGCACTCCAGCAACCCCAGTGCTATCATGGCACCCTTCTACCAGTGGATGGACACGGAGAACTTCCAGCTGCCTGAGGATGACCTCAAGGGCATTCAGCAGCTCTATGGTGAGGAGCTGGTTGGGAGATCATCCCCAGAGGTGGGATTCTTGGCATGTGTGTGGGGAAACTGAGGTACAGGTGCTGCTGGTCTGCATCACGACATCCCTCCTCTCACCTGCCCGATCCAGGTACCGCAGATGGGCACCCTCAGCCCACCAAGCCTTTGCCCACCGTGACACCCCGGAGACCTGGCAGGCCAGACCAGAGACCCCCTAAACCTCCCCCTCCAGGGAAGCCAGACCGACCACCCAAACCTGGCAGTCCAGACCGACCTGACCAGTATGGCCCCGACATCTGCGATGGGGACTTCGACACGGTGGCGGTGCTGCGTGGGGAGATGTTTGTATTCAAGGTGCCTGCCAGGACCCACTCCTGCCCCTTGGGGATGTAGTGGGTCTGTGGGTGGGAGGACCCCTCAGCAAGGagactgtgtccctgtgtcctcctcatcctctgccAACACCCTGTTTCTTTCTAGGGCCGGTGGTTCTGGAGGGTCCGGCACAACCGGGTGCTGGACAACTACCCCATGCCCATTGGACACTTCTGGCGGGGCCTGCCTGGGGACATTGATGCTGCCTACGAGAGGCATGATGGGAGGTTCGTCTTCTTTAAAGGTGAGCAGGGAAGCTGGATGGGAGGGCTGAGGTGGAAGCGagaccccagtgtcccccacaAAGCTGTTGAGAACTAGTTGTCTTAACCTCATCCTGACCCACctccccagccacagctgctgtgtgatCCCAAGGGGTCAGGGTGGCCACAGGCATCTACCGCTATCCCTATCCATTTCTGcacctgccacagcagctgggcaggaccTTCTCATCCCCCTTCTCCAACTCTTTCCCCTCTAGGTGACCGGTACTGGCTCTTCCGAGAAGCCAACCTGGAGCCTGGGTACCCACAGCCCCTGGTCACCTATGGGCAGGGCATTCCCTACGACAGCATTGACACAGCCGTCTGGTGGGAACCCACAGGACACACCTTCTTCTTCCGTGGGGACAGGTGAGTGTCTGTGGGgttctccctgctctgctgcctcctggccCCTGTCAGGGGGAGAAAGTTGGGCAGTGGGGACCGCTGTGCTCGTCAGTTAGtccccacctccctccccagaTACTGGCGCTTTAACGAGGACACACGCTCGGTGGACCCTGGCTACCCAAAGCCCATCTCTGTCTGGGTGGGCATCCCTCCCTCACCCAAGGGAGCCTTCCTCAGCCCAGATGCCTGTAAGTAGAGGGGGAGAGGAATGGGTGGTGGTGATGGGGGGTGGGTCTTGGAGATCAGATTATCCCTCTGATAGCCTGGCCATATGGGATGGACCTGGGGAGAGTGTGTGGGAGTCAGTGGTGAATCCCTTTCTGAAGGGTTTCACCAGTCCTTGAGCAAAACCTGCTGTCTTGGGCATCTTCAGGCGTGCCCAGGTTCTGCAGTGTCCTGTGCCCACCTACTTACCCCTTGTCTCTATCTTCTCTCTCCCAGCCTCCACCTACTTCTACAGAGGCACAAAGTACTGGAAGTTCGACAATGAGCGTCTCAAGACAGAGCCAGGctatcccaaatccatcctaCGGGACTTCATGGGCTGTCACACTGAGCTGGTCCCAGACCCCAATCCCCGCTGGCCCGATGTGGACCGACCCCCCTTCAACCCtgatggggatggggggactgaaggtgaggaggaggaagaggaagatgaggatTACAACGAGGGAGAtggccagccaggcagggacGTGGACGTGGTGGTGCAGATCGATGAGTACACACGCACCATGAGCGTGGTcatggtgctggtgctgctggtgctgctgctctgcatcctGGGCCTCATCTACGTCATCGTGCAGATGCAGAGGAAGGGCGCACCCCGAATGCTCTTGTACTGCAAGCGCTCCTTGCAGGAGTGGGTCTGACCCTGGCTCCCTCCCCCAACCGCCCCCGCCACCATGGTGCTAAGATGGACCTGACACCCCCTCCCCTTGACCCTCACCACGGCCTCAGCCCCTCTCCCCCATTGTTGCTTGATGGCTCTAGCCTCAGAAAAGGGGGGATGCCcaagccccccagcccctccagagcAGCCGGGCTGGGACCGGGGATGGTCGtgggggggctggagggcatccaggccctgcctgctccccagtGCCTGTGCGTCCCCCTAGCCGTGACCCTCAGGCTGCCACCCATCATGTGCCTGCATCTGCCATGGGTCCCTGCAGGGTCCCTTCCTCCTGTGTGAGCCCACTGCAGCTTGGGTGGTgagtgggctgggggctgctccccagTGCTGCGGGCTGGCAGGTCTCAGCCTCTGGCACCTGCAgtggtggggaagggctgagctcATGGCTGTGTTTCCTGTTGAACCACGGGGATACAGGGATGTGGTGCCTAAAGGCAGTATGAGCTGGGAGATGCCACCTCTGCaaccctgctggggctcagctcagtctgggccctgctgctgccactgtggGATGAAGCCCTGGGGCACGTGGCCCTGTGGGCAGGGCAGTGGGCACAGCCACCTTGTATGTCCATTAAACGGGTCGGGTGTGTGGAGAGCTGTGGTGCCATCGTCCTTCCTGCTGCGGGGGTGCCTCAGGAGAGACTGGGCAAATTTTGTGGTAATGGGGCTTGTCTGGGAGGTCACCCTGCACGGCACCCCCAGGGGACTGGGTGCCATGCTAGTGGATGCAGGGAAGGGGCCAGCATGGCCAGTGATGTCCCTGCagcagtccctgccctggggctgccacttTAGGGGGGTCAGCTAAAGcagcccccccacccccaccagTGGACAGAGCAGCCTTTCAGCAGCTCCCATGGCAGTGACAAGGGCCTCGCTGGGAACACAGGGTGCCTTGTTCTcccccagccagcactgctcttcagccctgggcagccaccTCCCTTCCCCGTGCAGGGGccggcagcagctgggggaccCTCCTGGAGCCACTTCACAGGGTGCTTCAGCTCCTTGTCCCCACGCAGCCCTGATGAGTTTCCTGGGGGGAAGGGGTGGCCATATCCTGTCTCACCACTGCTGTCTCGGCAGAGGAAGGCAAGAGGAGTCACGACTGCTGCAGAGATCAGAGAAATAATCATGGCAGTGGGAAAGATTAGACTTCAGGGGTAGGAAACTGGCTTTATCTGGGAAAAATGTTGCTCAGCCATTAATGGGAAGAAAAACCACAGAGGCTGGTGATATGATGATCACAGGGGTGGCAGCTAGAACCAGGTTTGTTCTGCAGGTGCAGCCTTGGggtgggcagcagagccctaGCACTGCTGCACTGGTGGGGAGGCTggttgggctgtgctgggcaagGGGGTTCTGTGAACCTGGCCCATACCTGTGGGGATGACCCTGTGGAATTGGGGAGCATCCCCATGAGGGAATTGATTCCAGTCAGCATCTTTGCttcctccagcctcccctgcagcaggaccagggctggTACCTGAGCCAGCACCTGTGCCCTGCCTCTTTGCCCCAGGCACCTCTGTCTTGGTGCACCCCAACCTGCTCCCCTTGCCCTggtgctccagctgctcatTTGCCCTCattccctcctgccagcccgGCTGGGTGGATGGGAGAGTTCCCCCAGTTCATGGATGAGGATATGAAGACTGTGCTTCCCCcatccttccccctccccagggcccagagctgctggctcagtTCCCGACTGCTACAACCACTTCCCAGCACTGAATTACCCTGAGCTGCCCAGCTACTCGTCAGCCACTAATTACTGTAAAAGGGAAGGACTGATGCTGGCTCTAGCCCCACTTTTCTGTGCTGGGGGAACACTGTAGCCTGAGTCAcccatcccctgccccagcctccaTCCCTACCCACAGTGGGCAGTAATTTCCAGCCATGAGCTGATTCCCTGGAAAACACGTTTGGCTCAGACTCAGCACGTCGCTGCAGCCAAGTGAGAAGTCAAAATCAGGAACAGAAAACCCCTGAGGAACTGGGGGGAGTGGGTGGAAAAAGATCTCCAAGTGGCTCAGGGCTGTTGTATTCCATCAGCCAAGCCTTGCTGGGTCACATTCCTTGGCTTTTAACTTCTTTCAGTTCAGTTTTGACCATTTTGCTCAGATTTGTGCTTGTGTGGGTCTTCCCCAGAGCTGAGGGAggacccagagctctgctgcgCTGGGAGCCCTGGCATGGGGCAGCCTGAcactccagcctgtgctgaacTGGGGCCAGacaggcaccaggagctgcctgaaCCTGGCCAAAAGGCGAGGCAGGAGGAAAGCACGGCTGGGATTCactctccccatccctgcagagaCTGCTCCAGAGGCCAGTGCAGATGCATTTCCCACGGCAGATGCATTTCCCACATTGGATGCACTTCCGTGGCAGATGCATTTCCGACAACAGCTGTATTTCTCACGGCAGCCgtgtttcccttctctcctggGGGTACAGAGGGCTTGAcggggtgcagggctgggaccccaAAGCCTGGTACCTGGAAAGACGCCTGGCTtgcaggaaaaggcagagctggacaagggtgcccagggccagctgcCTCTAGCATCCCTTCCATGGCAGGGGAGGAGCCTCCTTGCTGATGCAGcgtgggacaggagctgggaacAATTCCCCAGCGGGAATTAGggatgctgggagcagaggccCTGGCCACCAAGCTTGGTGAGCTGGGACATCACTTCCCACCCCCTCCCGCTTTTCCCCggatgctgcagcagagctggtgccaggagcccagggccATCTGGAAACGCTCATGGACAGCAGTAAGGGACCTGCTGGAGACAAAAGCCCAGCATTTCAGCAGCGCCCGGGCTCTGCCGGAGGCCCTTGCACGCCCACAGTGGGGTCAGCTCACCTCTGGCCAGATGGGTGTGAGACCCCAGGAGCGCAACAGGCACCTGCTGTAAGGACAGGGCTCTTGGGAGCATGGAGTGTGCgagcccagctgagcccggCCCCGGCAGGCACCGGGCTGCCCCGCCAggatctgctcccagggagcctggcagctccctgcgTCCCATAAATAGGTTGGAGAGCCTGACCTGGAAAAGGCCCTGGGAGCTCAGAgtcctccaggccctgctgtgctggggtgggtgTGAGGGggaggccagggctggcaggggctctcTGCCCTTCTGGCACCATCTCAGGAgaatcctcctcttcctctgcaaGCCAGGGCGCAATCCCCTGTTCAGCGCTGAGGAAAGGACCCGGAAAACACAGAGGAAGCCGGGCTCAGTGCAGAGGAAGAACCGGGGCTGGGATACAGCAAGCAGCGACCGATCAGTTCAAGGTCGGAGGAAACAatgctggggatggagggaagggCCGCGGGGCCCGGGAGGGGCTGaacctgctgcctgtgctcactgcccagggaggggtcGCAGCCCCGCTGCGGTGGGATGCACCCACTAACCATGCTAAGCTCGGCTCGTGTGTGTGCAGCTCatgcccctctcctcccctcacacccaccccaaagccaccagcctgctcctgggggtgctgggaccCCTCATCTCACAGAAAGTAATTTCTGGGCCTGCAGGGGCAACATGTGAAGTGATGGTGAAGCAGATGGGCTGCAGTTCTGCTTCAGCACAACTTGGCATCCATCATCTTCTCACCTCTAGCAGCTCGGAGGCTTTCCCCGCTGCATCCCAGGTTAGCTCTCAGGGTGCACAATTGCTCCCTTACCCAAAAAAATCTTGATTGGGTGGTCCCACTTTGCAGCTTGCCAGTGGAAGGTCTCACCCCTCCTGCATgcaccagcagggcagggacatcaCTCTCTCTGCATGCACAGTGGCCAAAGTCCCCAGTACCGTCACTTGGTTTTCCTGGGCGGTGGCCAGTGGTAAaactcaaaataaatatttcccttgcctccagcactgccagccccacatTAGACAACAGCTGCAAAGGATTAACGTCGTCCTGGAGGTGTAATCCTTCTATAAAGATGACAACATTTGGCCCAAGACATCCAGGGAGATGCAGGAGGGACAAGAAGCAGAGTTTGGCCCAGATTTTTTTGATTCCTGCTTATCCCTCTCTGATAACAGCTCTGTGCTTCTTTGCCAGGACCCACTTGATAGGAAAGTGACAAAGTGCAAGGGGACGAACACAGGCATGGACAGAAGCTTGTATCAATGTCCTGCCAGACAGTGTCTGCTGGGCTGGACACTCACACAGGATtcatctgccccagcagcagagcaaactgagaaagctttccaggaaAACCCCATTGCCTGcttgctctgccagcagctgccacctgcccaggcagagccacTGGAGCCTTGGGATGTCCCAGCCTTGGCTCACACCACAGGGactgccagctgctccagcccaagcCTGGTTCCTTGCTCCAAGGAGCGGCAGCCTGGGCACTCACCATATTTCAGCACCCAAGCTTTCCAAGGGAAGCTTTGCCTTTCATGTAGAAAGCAGCTCCCAACACTGAGGGCCTGACTGAAGTGTCCAAGTGCAGAACCTTGCCCCAGCCAGTGGAAGACAAAGGTGAAAAGCTggtgcagagaaggaaaaatgatcTTTGGGAGggtcctgctctgcccagggttGAAACCAGGGCTCccacaaagatttttttctctcccactAAACATGAACTGCAACAAGGACTtatgcaggaaggaaggagcaggcCACCCACAGAAAGGTGAACGAGGAGATATTTAAGATCTTTTCTCTACAGGCTGCCTGCACTGAACTGGGACTCCTCTCTGCCACCCCTCAtacccagctggggctggcccaggagcaggcaggcagTAGCCATCCATGACTCCCACCTCTGCCCCCACCTCCTTCCTGCATTCCTCCACTCTTCCCATGTAGGATGACGTTGCATCCCAGCCACGTCAAAAGCCATAACAAAAGAAGCTGAGTGCTCCACCACAGGAGTTTTGCTTGTGCACATTTAGGAAAGGGCTGACAGGATGCCTCTGACATTCTGGCCCATCTACCAGCAGCATCCTCTTCTCCCACAGGGAGAGCATCCAACTTCACCCACCTTCAGCGAGATGGTTAAAGTTTTGATGGGAGAGAGGGATTAGAAGAGAAAGATTTTGGAAGCACTGTGTAAATCACCAAGCATCTGGCTGTAAAGGAAAGAGCCAGTATCCGATGATGCTCCACTTTGTGCAGCAAGTAAACAGGAAGAttcagtattttgttttgtatttaaaaatacacagaaggTCCATATGGATGTAAGGGTTTGTGGCTGGGAGTTTATTCCAGCAAatctgctggcacagctcctagAGGTCGGGCAGCAATTAGCAGCAGGGTCCATCTGATCTCTGCAGAGGCAGGCAGCTCGGGTCCCAGGGGAGCCCAGCCCCTCTTAATGCATTAGGGCTAGTCACTCAGGGTGAGCTCAGATCCTCAAAGACCAGGGGCAACTCCAGCACAGGCCCCAGcatggcagggaagggcagcagcagctcctgctgagtgTTCAGCTGCCAAAGACTGCCAAAAACACATGGTGTTGAGCAAGGCCTTGCAGGAAAGGATGCACATTTTACCCTCCTGGGGTCTGATGGatctgctcagcagctcccccagctctggcaaGCTTTGCAAACATGAAGAAAGCCTCACCATGGGCTTCATTAAGGCCAACCCTTGGCACATGATCCAGTGCGATTCCACTGAACAGACTGAGTCTAGCCAAGCCTTGACATGTCAATGCAAGATGGATGGTGATATCTCATGTAGGCTTCCTTGGCTGGGCTCCTTAGAGCTACCAAGCTGTTCAGCTGCTAGAAGAATTGC
This window contains:
- the MMP15 gene encoding matrix metalloproteinase-15; translated protein: MAGGGGAPWRAGGRLPPLVVLLVLLAGAAGEEINAEAWLRLYGYLPQPSRRMSTMRSAQTFSAALAEMQKFYGITVTGVLDEETKAWMKRPRCGVPDQFGARMKSNMRRKRYALTGRRWSQSHLTFSIQNYTEKLGRYHSHEAVRRAFRVWEQATPLVFREVAYEDIRQKRKKEADIMVLFASGFHGDSSPFDGLGGFLAHAYFPGPGMGGDTHFDLDEPWTLENADVSGNNLFLVAVHELGHSLGLEHSSNPSAIMAPFYQWMDTENFQLPEDDLKGIQQLYGTADGHPQPTKPLPTVTPRRPGRPDQRPPKPPPPGKPDRPPKPGSPDRPDQYGPDICDGDFDTVAVLRGEMFVFKGRWFWRVRHNRVLDNYPMPIGHFWRGLPGDIDAAYERHDGRFVFFKGDRYWLFREANLEPGYPQPLVTYGQGIPYDSIDTAVWWEPTGHTFFFRGDRYWRFNEDTRSVDPGYPKPISVWVGIPPSPKGAFLSPDASSTYFYRGTKYWKFDNERLKTEPGYPKSILRDFMGCHTELVPDPNPRWPDVDRPPFNPDGDGGTEGEEEEEEDEDYNEGDGQPGRDVDVVVQIDEYTRTMSVVMVLVLLVLLLCILGLIYVIVQMQRKGAPRMLLYCKRSLQEWV